The Lycium barbarum isolate Lr01 chromosome 12, ASM1917538v2, whole genome shotgun sequence genome includes a region encoding these proteins:
- the LOC132623691 gene encoding uncharacterized protein LOC132623691 codes for MKAGGYLFSFKRLNKKSVTGTVSSDVSTAGDHHDSLTQPPQQPPSLRWRFKNLSSGLRYKSTKRLYKLRYWFVDCFLFKFVSAFEAIFLVSTLAFFYLCCGCHI; via the coding sequence ATGAAAGCTGGTGGGTATTTGTTCTCATTCAAGAGGCTAAACAAGAAGAGTGTCACCGGAACTGTTAGCTCCGACGTGAGTACTGCCGGAGATCATCATGATTCCTTAACTCAACCACCGCAGCAACCACCGTCGTTGCGGTGGCGGTTCAAGAATCTGTCTTCAGGGTTGAGGTATAAGAGTACTAAGAGGCTTTACAAATTGCGATACTGGTTTGTTGATTGCTTCCTCTTCAAGTTTGTTTCTGCTTTTGAAGCCATTTTTCTCGTCTCCACTTTGGCTTTCTTCTACCTCTGCTGTGGTTGCCATATCTAG